A genomic window from Gossypium hirsutum isolate 1008001.06 chromosome D12, Gossypium_hirsutum_v2.1, whole genome shotgun sequence includes:
- the LOC107936817 gene encoding cationic amino acid transporter 5, with amino-acid sequence MSYIGKEDEVQQRPYWRWSKVDFLPEESFQNWNTYLSALSQIYSRFKDRLLSRSDDANEITQLRKQSENDMKRCLTWWDLTWFGFGSVIGAGIFVLTGQEAHRHAGPAIVLSYVASGDFVAFITAGNILLESIVGGAAVARAWTSYFATLLNRQPDSLRIPKGNYLLDPIAVAVLAIAATIAMISTKKTSQLNWIATALNTLVILFVLIAGFAHANTSNLTPFLPHGAKGIFQAAAIVYFAYGGFDSIATMAEETKNPSRDIPLGLLGSMSIITVVYCLMALSLSMMQKYTEIDPNAAYSMAFRSVGMKWAKYLVALGALKGMTTVLLVGALGQARYTTHIARAHMIPPWFALVHPKTGTPINATLLMTISSGLIAFFSSLDVLASLLSVSTLFIFMMMAVALLVRRYYVREVTPGINQLKLVIFLLVIIASSMGTSAYWGLRPNGWVGYVVTIPLWFLGTMGISIFLPQQRTPKVWGVPLVPWLPSLSVAINIFLMGSLGPPAFIRFGICTVAMLVYYTLVGVHATYDMAHQQQKLDALKVKNEDEDKEETA; translated from the exons ATGAGTTACATTGGGAAAGAAGATGAGGTTCAACAACGACCTTACTGGAGATGGAGCAAAGTTGATTTCTTGCCTGAAGAATCATTCCAAAATTGGAACACCTACCTATCTGCACTCTCACAAATATATTCCCGATTCAAGGACCGCCTTCTAAGCCGCTCGGATGATGCAAACGAGATAACACAACTTCGTAAACAAAGTGAAAATGACATGAAACGTTGCCTCACTTGGTGGGATCTTACCTGGTTTGGATTTGGGTCGGTTATTGGAGCAGGCATCTTCGTGCTCACTGGCCAAGAAGCTCATCGTCATGCTGGACCTGCCATTGTCTTGTCCTATGTTGCCTCAG GAGATTTTGTGGCCTTCATCACTGCTGGAAATATACTTCTTGAAAGCATTGTTGGAGGTGCAGCTGTTGCCAGAGCATGGACTTCTTACTTCGCCACTCTCTTAAACCGTCAGCCCGACTCACTTCGTATCCCTAAGGGAAATTATCTCTTGGACCCGATTGCAGTTGCAGTTTTGGCAATTGCTGCAACCATTGCAATGATTAGCACAAAGAAAACTTCTCAATTGAATTGGATAGCCACTGCACTGAACACTTTAGTGATCTTGTTCGTGCTAATTGCTGGCTTTGCTCATGCCAACACGTCAAATTTGACACCCTTTTTACCCCATGGAGCCAAAGGGATCTTCCAAGCAGCGGCTATTGTTTACTTTGCTTATGGTGGATTCGATAGCATTGCTACCATGGCTGAAGAAACAAAAAACCCTTCAAGAGACATACCATTAGGATTACTTGGATCAATGTCAATCATCACTGTCGTATATTGCTTGATGGCATTGTCCCTAAGCATGATGCAGAAATACACAGAGATAGACCCAAACGCCGCCTATTCTATGGCATTTCGGAGTGTTGGAATGAAATGGGCCAAGTATCTTGTAGCGCTTGGTGCTCTTAAGGGGATGACCACTGTCCTTCTGGTAGGAGCCCTTGGGCAGGCACGATATACTACTCATATTGCACGAGCACACATGATCCCACCATGGTTCGCGCTTGTCCACCCAAAGACTGGAACACCAATAAATGCGACGCTTTTGATGACCATTTCAAGTGGTCTCATTGCATTTTTCTCAAGCTTGGATGTCTTAGCAAGCTTGCTATCTGTGAGCACTCTATTCATATTCATGATGATGGCTGTAGCACTACTTGTGAGGAGATACTATGTGAGGGAAGTCACACCAGGAATAAACCAGCTGAAGCTTGTAATATTCCTGCTGGTTATCATTGCTTCCTCAATGGGAACTTCAGCCTACTGGGGACTAAGGCCTAATGGATGGGTGGGATACGTTGTAACAATTCCCCTTTGGTTCCTGGGGACTATGGGGATATCAATATTTCTGCCACAGCAGAGGACGCCAAAAGTTTGGGGGGTCCCACTGGTTCCATGGCTTCCATCTTTGTCAGTTGCAATAAATATCTTCCTCATGGGGTCTTTGGGACCTCCAGCTTTTATAAGGTTCGGAATCTGTACGGTGGCAATGCTGGTTTACTACACTCTCGTTGGTGTCCATGCAACTTATGATATGGCCCATCAACAACAAAAACTAGATGCCCTCAAGGTTAAGAATGAAGATGAAGATAAAGAGGAGACAGCTTAG
- the LOC107936823 gene encoding peroxidase 3: MRRQALILVCMVVFGVVGTCHGGSLKKGFYNNTCPNAEAIIKNATEKRVASDPKLPARFLRMHFHDCFVRGCDASVLLNSTTNNTAEKDAIPNLTLAGFDVIDDIKAEVEKKCPNVVSCADVLALAARDAVSFKVSQTPLWEVLTGRRDSRVSRISEALANLPSPFSNFTTLVQNFANKGLNVQDLVVLSGGHTIGVGHCNAFSNRLYNFTGNGDQDPSLNATYATFLKTQCQSLSDNTTFVVMDPGSGLAFDNNYYVTLKQNKGLFQSDAALLTNKSSRDVVDKLLDSKEFFKEFAKSMEKMGAIGVLTGNAGEIRNKCYVVN; encoded by the exons ATGAGGAGGCAGGCTCTCATTTTGGTTTGCATGGTAGTATTTGGAGTTGTTGGGACCTGCCATGGAGGTAGCCTTAAGAAGGGTTTCTACAATAACAC ATGTCCTAATGCAGAAGCCATAATCAAGAATGCTACTGAGAAACGTGTTGCCAGTGATCCCAAATTGCCTGCAAGGTTCCTTAGAATGCATTTTCATGATTGTTTTGTTAGG GGTTGTGATGCTTCGGTCCTATTGAACTCGACAACCAACAATACTGCCGAGAAAGATGCGATTCCGAACCTAACCCTTGCTGGTTTCGATGTCATAGACGATATAAAAGCAGAAGTCGAGAAGAAATGTCCGAACGTAGTATCGTGTGCTGATGTTCTGGCCTTGGCTGCTAGGGATGCTGTTTCTTTCAAAGTAAGTCAAACCCCATTGTGGGAAGTTCTTACCGGTAGAAGAGACAGTAGGGTGTCGCGAATTTCCGAGGCATTGGCTAATCTTCCTTCCCCTTTCTCTAACTTCACCACCCTTGTCCAAAACTTTGCTAACAAAGGCCTTAATGTGCAAGACTTGGTGGTCTTATCAG GGGGGCATACGATCGGAGTAGGCCACTGCAATGCCTTCAGCAATAGGCTATACAACTTTACTGGGAATGGAGATCAGGACCCTTCCTTGAATGCAACCTATGCAACTTTCTTGAAGACACAATGTCAAAGCCTCAGTGACAATACGACCTTCGTGGTGATGGATCCTGGTAGCGGGCTAGCATTCGATAATAACTATTATGTCACGCTTAAGCAAAACAAGGGTCTGTTTCAGTCCGATGCCGCCCTCCTGACGAACAAAAGCTCGCGCGATGTTGTTGACAAGTTGCTTGACTCGAAGGAATTCTTCAAAGAGTTTGCAAAGTCAATGGAGAAGATGGGAGCCATTGGAGTTCTCACGGGGAATGCAGGAGAGATTAGGAATAAATGTTACGTTGTTAACTAA
- the LOC107936833 gene encoding peroxidase 56: MRKQALILVCIVVFGVVGSCHGGSLKKGYYDNTCPDAEAIIKNATEKRVANDPTLPARFLRMHFHDCFVRGCDGSVLLNSTTNNTAEKDAIPNLSLAGFDVIDDIKAEVEKECPNVVSCADVLALAARDAVSFKFRKPLWNVLTGRRDGTVSEASEALANLPSPFSNFSTLVQKFANKGLNVQDLVILSGGHTIGVGHCNTFSNRLYNFTGNGDQDPSLNATYATFLKTQCQSLSDSTTFVAMDPGSGLTFDNNYYVTLKQNKGLFQSDAALITHEISRIIVDELLVSEVFFREFALSMVKMGAIGVLTGNEGEIRKKCSVVN, encoded by the exons ATGAGGAAGCAGGCTCTCATTTTGGTTTGCATAGTAGTATTTGGAGTTGTTGGGAGCTGCCATGGAGGTAGCCTTAAGAAGGGTTACTACGATAATACATGTCCTGATGCGGAAGCAATAATCAAGAATGCTACTGAGAAACGTGTTGCCAATGACCCCACGTTGCCTGCAAGGTTCCTCAGAATGCATTTTCATGACTGTTTTGTCAGG GGTTGTGATGGTTCGGTCCTATTGAACTCGACAACTAACAACACAGCCGAGAAAGATGCGATTCCGAACCTAAGCCTTGCTGGTTTCGATGTCATTGACGATATAAAAGCggaagtcgagaaagaatgtccGAACGTAGTATCTTGTGCTGATGTTCTGGCCTTGGCTGCTAGGGATGCTGTTTCTTTCAAA TTCCGAAAACCATTGTGGAATGTTCTTACCGGTAGAAGAGACGGTACGGTTTCAGAAGCTTCCGAGGCATTGGCTAATCTTCCTTCCCCTTTCTCTAACTTCTCCACCCTCGTCCAGAAATTCGCTAACAAAGGCCTTAATGTGCAAGACTTGGTGATCTTATCAG GGGGGCATACCATCGGAGTAGGCCACTGCAATACCTTCAGCAACAGGCTATACAACTTTACTGGAAATGGAGATCAGGACCCTTCCTTGAATGCAACCTATGCAACTTTCTTGAAGACACAATGCCAAAGCCTCAGTGACAGCACGACCTTCGTGGCGATGGATCCTGGTAGTGGGCTAACATTTGATAATAACTATTATGTCACACTTAAGCAAAACAAGGGTCTGTTTCAGTCCGATGCCGCCCTTATAACGCATGAAATCTCGCGCATCATTGTTGATGAGTTGCTTGTCTCAGAAGTATTCTTCAGAGAGTTTGCACTGTCAATGGTGAAGATGGGAGCCATTGGAGTTCTCACAGGGAATGAAGGAGAGATTAGGAAGAAATGTTCCGTTGTTAACTAA
- the LOC107936831 gene encoding peroxidase 3 — MNKYKMAELVLPMPFPLSISKASRMRNQALILLCIVVFGVIGTCHGGSLRKKYYKKTCPNAEEIIKTATEKHVANDPTLPARFLRMHFHDCFVRGCDGSVLLNSTTNNSAEKDAIPNLTLAGFDVIDDIKAEVEKKCPNVVSCADVLALAARDAVSFKFQRPLWEVLTGRRDGRVSRVSEALANLPSPFSNFTTLVRNFANQGLNVHDLVVLSGGHTIGVGHCNAFSNRLYNFTGRGDQDPSLNPTYAAFLKTQCRNLTDNTTFVPMDPGSVFTFDNNYYVTVKQNKGLFQSDAALLTNKGSRNIVNELVDPKKFFTEFAQSMKRMGAINVLTGNEGEIRKKCFVAN; from the exons ATGAACAAGTATAAAATGGCAGAGCTGGTTTTGCCAATGCCATTCCCACTTTCAATTAGCAAGGCATCAAGGATGAGAAACCAGGCTCTCATTTTGCTTTGCATTGTAGTTTTTGGTGTTATTGGGACCTGCCATGGAGGTAGCCTTAGGAAGAAATACTACAAGAAAACATGTCCTAATGCAGAAGAGATAATCAAGACAGCTACTGAGAAACATGTTGCCAATGATCCCACATTGCCTGCAAGGTTCCTCAGAATGCATTTTCATGACTGTTTTGTTAGG GGTTGTGATGGTTCAGTCCTATTGAACTCGACAACTAATAACTCGGCCGAGAAAGATGCGATTCCGAACCTAACCCTTGCTGGTTTCGATGTCATTGACGATATAAAAGCAGAAGTCGAGAAGAAATGTCCCAATGTGGTATCGTGTGCTGATGTTCTAGCCTTGGCTGCCAGGGATGCTGTTTCTTTCAAA TTCCAAAGACCCTTGTGGGAAGTTCTTACTGGTCGAAGAGACGGCAGGGTGTCACGAGTTTCCGAGGCATTGGCTAATCTTCCTTCCCCTTTCTCTAACTTCACCACCCTTGTTCGGAATTTCGCTAACCAAGGCCTCAATGTACATGACCTGGTGGTCTTATCAG GCGGGCATACGATCGGAGTAGGCCATTGCAATGCCTTCAGCAACAGGCTATACAACTTTACTGGAAGAGGTGATCAAGATCCTTCCTTGAACCCAACCTATGCAGCTTTCTTGAAGACGCAATGCCGAAACCTGACTGACAACACGACATTCGTGCCGATGGATCCTGGTAGTGTGTTCACATTCGATAATAACTATTACGTCACCGTTAAGCAAAACAAGGGCCTGTTTCAGTCGGATGCAGCCCTCTTAACAAACAAAGGCTCCCGCAACATCGTCAACGAACTGGTGGACCCGAAGAAATTCTTCACAGAGTTTGCACAGTCAATGAAAAGGATGGGAGCCATTAATGTTCTCACAGGGAATGAAGGAGAGATTAGGAAGAAATGTTTCGTGGCTAACTAA